The Acidobacteriota bacterium region GACCGCGATCGAAATGCGCGACGCCGAAATCCATCTTTCGTTGTCGCGCGACTTCGGCCGGGAAACGACCCGCGTGCGCATCGTTCGGCGCGCATCGTTCGGCGAACTGCAGGCAACGGTAGAAATCGCACGGCTTGAACGGGCGAATCGCGTCGCGGCCTTGCTTCGGGAAAATGTGCCGCGCACCAAACTGGTCCGCGTTGAACTCAATCGCGAGAACGGCCGGTTCGCGCAGATCATCTTCGACCGGCTTGCGACGCGGGTAGCCGCGATCTCGGACGTTTCCGGCACATTGACGCCCGAATTCTTGCTTTCGGCGGCCTGCTTTTGGCTCGCCAAACTCGAAAGGCGCAAAAGGAATCCGGTGCGTTCGATCGTCATTCTCGCCGAGAAGCGCGTCGCGCGACAGCTTCATAAACTTCACGCTCTGCTTCGCGACGATTGGAAACGGCGCGTTTCGCTCGTCGAGATCGGTGACGAAGTACCGTTCAACGAACTTGAACCGCTCGATACAAACGAACTTTGGACGGGCAAAGTCCCCGAGGTTCGCGTTCCGGCCGTCACCGTGCCGTCGGAAACGTCCCGGCGTTTGATCGAGCTTGCGCCGGCGGAGATCGATTCGGTGTTCGCGAGACAAGGCGAAACGATCCGTTATCAGGGACTCGCGTTCGCGCGCGTCAGACGCCTGATGGGCGTCGAACGCTGTTGGTTCGGTCTCGAGAAGGTACGGCGACCGCTGACGGAAACGAACATCGCCGAACTCGCGACGCTGATCGAAGAATTTCGCGAGTTTCGTTCCTACAATTCGCCGAATCGGCGGCATACGCTCTATCAAACCGCCCCCGAGGCGTGGCTCGAAGCGATCCTTCGGCGAAACATTCATCTCCTCGACGCGAACCTCATACTCTCGCCGCTATATCATCAGTTTCGCGCCGAGCGCGACAAGATCGATCTGCTCGCGCTGCGCAAAGACGGAAGGCTCGTGATCATCGAACTGAAGGTCGAACCTGACCGCGAGATGATCTTTCAAACCGTCGATTACTGGCGCAAGATCGAGCGCATCCGAAGAAGCGGCAAGCTCCGGGACGCGCGTTTGTTTGGTGATCTCGAGATCGCCGATGCGCCGACGATCTGCTATCTCGTCGCGCCGACGCTTGCCTTTCATAGGGATTTCGACTTTTCGGCGTCATTGGTCTCGCGCGAGATCGAGATCCATCGTTTCAATCTTGCCGAGGACTGGCGCCGCAAACTGCGCGTCCTGGAGCGCCGCCGGGCCACCTGACTTGAATTGCGCATTTCCGGTTGGCTGATCACGCGAAACACAAGAAACACGGGAAAAAGTCAAAGAATCATTTTTCGCGATTTTGGCGTGTTTGGCAGGAAAATGGATTCCTCAACGTTGGCGAGCCGGGTTGCAAAAAATCGGCGTGATCGAATCAAAAAAAAACGCCCGGCCGGAACGGCCGCGCGCATTTGGCATTCAAATCCTCAATAACCTATTTCGCGAGGATCGCTTCCTGGTTCTTCAAGATTCGCTCCTGATTCTCGATGATCTGGTCGAGTTTGGCTTGGTTGCGCTTGATATCGTCCTGGTTCGAGATGATCGCCGCTTGGTTGTCCTGGATAGTCGCCTGATTCTCCATAATCATCTTCTGGTTCTCAATTACTAAACTTTCGCTCATAGGGGGTCTCCTTATTTTGATTTCTGACCGTCCTATGATGCAACAGAACGCCCAATCGTTCAAGTGCGATCAGCACATCGAGCGTCGTCTTTCAATTCATCGCCACGAACGCGCTGAACGCCGAAGGTGGTGAAGATTCATCGGCCCTTGAGAACGTGGGCCAGACGCAACTCGCGAAGCATTGCGCGCTTCTTCGTTTGGTGTGACTGCATCCGGCGCAGAATATGATCGAGAACCTCGACCGCATCGAGAACGTGCGGACCCTTGTTGAGCATCACGCATTCCGCGCGGTCGCCCATCGCCGCGTCGGTGATTTCCGCGCGTGACGGAATGCCGTCCTTTGCGAGGTTTTCGAGCACCTGCGTCGCCCAGATGACCGGAACATGCGCCGCCTCGCAAATCCAAAGGATCTCTTCCTGAACTTCGGCGAGCCGTTCAAATCCGCATTCGACCGCGAGATCGCCGCGCGCGATCATCACGCCGCAGCACGGCGAACGCATCGCGGTGAGCAGCATATCCGGCAGATTTTCAAAACCGCGGCGCGTCTCGATCTTGAGGACGATCGCCGGATTTTTGCCGCCGGCCCGCTTGAGATACCTTTGCAGCAACGCAACGTCGCGGGCACTGTTGGCGAACGAGAGTTCGACAACATCGGCATTCTTCGCCACGAATTCCAGATCTTTGACGTCCTGCGCGGTCATCGCCGAAAGGCGCAAGCGACTCTCGGGCAGATTGATGCCTTTGTCCCCACGAAGCTTTTCTCCGCTTGGACGCGCCTGCACAATGCGAACGATGACGCGGTCGTCCTCGACGCGTTCGATGGTTCCGCCGATCTTGCCGTCGTCGAACCAGATCGGTTCTCCGGGGCGAACGTCGTCGAAAACATCCGGAATCGTGCATCCGATCGTCGACGGCGTCAAGATCCGCCCGACGCTGTCAAAGGTCGCCGTCCGACCCGGGAATTCGTCGCGCGTAATGATGAACTCGTCGCCCATATGAAGCGTCAGCACGCCCTCCGCGGGCGCGAAATCGCCGACCCTTGCCTTTGACTTGATTCCCGCTTTCTTGTATCGACGACACTCGATCGCGGTTCCGGGCACGATGTACATCGTGCGGAACGCTTCGGCCCAGCAACCGTCGGTACCGGGGTCGGCGACAATCAGCGTTCGCTTCGCGCCGCGGACATCGGTCAATCTGAGTTTGTCCCCGGTGCGGAGTCCTTCGATCCATTCAGCCGGAAGCGGCAGTATTGCATCGGCTTGTGAAGGCGCGGCATTCGGCAACGCTTCGGCCGTCAGCCAAACACGCGCGGGCGTCACGACCTGTCCGAATGCGGAACGGCCGGGCCGGATCTTGACCACCGTCTCTCCTGGCTCAACCGGTCCGGTCCGGAGTTTCGGACCCGCCAGATCCATCACCACCGCGCAGCTTCGTCCCAGCGATTCTTCGGCTTGCCTGAGATGATCGATCATTCGCTGCCAGGTTTCGGAATCGTCGTGCGCGCAGTTGATCCTCATACAGTTCATTCCGCGCTCAAGCAGTTTGTTGACCAGAAGGAAATCGGTCGCCGCCTCGGTTGGCATCGTGACCATTATCCGAACGGATCGGTCCGGCGTCGCGTGTCCGAGAAGTTGTCCAGTATGTTCGATAAGGAGCCTGCGGCCTTCATCAAAATCGATCGAATCCGCAGTCGCGGGCGCGTCCGACGGAGGCCGTCCGGCGAGCGTTGAGAGGGCGTTGATGACCGCATCGACGGTCGCGAGGACGTGCGATTCGGCCCGACCGAGCGACGACAAGCCAAGGGCCGCAAGTTTCAACTGCAAAGGGCGTATGTCGTGGCGACGAAGGGCGAGGTATTGAAGCAGATTCGTTGCGCTTCGGCGATAATTGGGATGAATTTCGCTGAGGCGGCGATTAAGCGAGGGTGTCCCCGCGACCATTTCGGCACGAATCGCCGAGAGTTCCGAAAGAACTTCTTCGACATCGGCACGGACATCCCGCCGGGCTAGCTGGGCAGAGTTACTGTCATTCACGGAAGACCTCCAAGTTCATCGATCGACGGAAGCCCGGTTCAAACGCGACAACTATTTGACGGCGTTGCTTTTGCCCGGACCGGCCTCTATCTCCATCATATGCCTCCCGGCACGAATTTCAATGCCGCAGCGGGGCGTGCGAGGTTAACTTTTTCGGAAGCCTAAGCCACCGAGCCGAACCAGCCGCGCCGCTCCATCCATTTCGACGCTTCGAGAACGGGCACGATGGTTGCCGACGCGCCAAGAATAAAAATCCAATCCGTCGCCGGCAGATCGAACGTGCCGAACGGGATCTGCAGAAACGGCACATAAAGCACCGCCATCAGGAGCAGCATTTCCCAACTGATCGCAATGTTAAGCCATTTGTTCGCGAACGGCCGGGTCAGGATCGAAAGACGGTCCGAACGGAAGTTGTAGGCGTTGATGAACTGGATCACAACAAGCGTCACGAAGGTCATCGTCATCGCTTCCGCCTGCGTTCTGCCTTGTGTAAGCGCCCACCAAAACACGAACATATTGACCGCCGCCGACCAAACGCCGCCGACGAGCATCAGCGTCACGACGGGACGCGTGAATATTCCCCGATGCGGATCGCGCGGCTTGCGGCTCATCAGATCGGGTTCGGGAGGGTCGACCGCGAGCGCGAGCGCCGGCAATCCGTCGGTCGCGAGGTTTACGTAAAGCAGTTGGACCGCGGTCAGCGGCAATGGCAATCCGACGAGGGAAGCGCCGGCCATCAAGCCGATCTCACCGATGTTGCACGAAAGAAGATACATCAAGTACTTTTTGATATTCCCGAAAATGCCTCGACCTTCCTCAACTGCGGCGACGATCGACGCAAAGTTGTCGTCCGTCAAAGTCATCGCCGCCGCTTCTTTCGTGACGTCAGTGCCGGTGATACCCATCGCGATCCCGATGTCCGCCTTTTTCAGTGCGGGCGCATCGTTGACCCCGTCGCCGGTCATCGCGACGATATGGTCTTTTGCCTGCAATGCGGTCACGACACGGAGTTTATGTGCGGGTGAAACACGGGCGTACACTTCAATGTTCTCGACCTCGCCCGCAAACACCTCGTCATCCATCGCGTCCAATTCCCTTCCCGTAACGATTCGGCCCGACTGCAGAAGGCCGATTTCGCGAGCGACGGCACCGGCCGTTAAAGGGTGATCGCCGGTGATCAGCACCGTTCGAATTCCCGCTCTTTTGCAGGTCTCGATCGCATCGCGCGCTTCGGGACGTGGTGGATCGATCATTCCGACAAGACCGAGAAAGGTCATTTCAAACTCGTCTTCGGTCAGGGCGGAATCCTTCTTTCGCGCGACCGCAAGAACCCTGAGCGCGCCCTCGGCGAATGTTCTCGCGGTTTCGAGAATCTCCTCGGCATCCGACGGTTCCATCTCCCGTTCGCCGTCGGCGGTCGCGACCATCGAACAGGAAACGACAATGATCTCGGGCGCGCCTTTCGCGAAGATGATCTTCCCATTCGGACCGACGTTGAGCGTCGTCATTCTCTTCGTTTCGGACGTGAACGGGATCTCGGCGATCCGACGGAAGTCCTCTTCGAGGTCGCCCCGGCTGAGGCCCGCTTTCTGCGCCGCAACGATCAACGCAGCTTCCGTCGGGTCACCCTTCGCACGCCAGATTTTCTCGGTCCGGTCATACTCGATCCGCGCGTCGGATGCGAGGACCGCGGCCGACAACATTTCGGTCAAACCCGTCGGCGGCTGACATTTATTCCCAGCCGAAGAGAATTCCCCGACCGGTTCGTAGCCGGCGCCCGCGACTTCAAACGTTTCGCCCGCGGACCAGATCTTTCGCACGGTCATCTCGTCGCGGGTCAAGGTTCCGGTCTTGTCGGTACAGATCACGGACGTGCTCCCGAGTGTCTCAACGGCCGGGAGTTTGCGCATCAGCGCGTTGCGGCGCGCCATTCGCTGAACGCCGATCGCGAGCGAGATCGTAACGACCGCCGGCAGCGCCTCCGGAACGACGGCGACGGCGAGCGCGATGCCGAAAACGAACATCTCGACCCACGGTTGGCCGCGGAAGATGCCCAGTACGACGATCACCGCAACGATCCCAAGCGCCGCGCGAGCGAGCCAAGTTCCAAGCCGGTCGAGATTTTGTTGTAGCGGGGTCTTCGAAGACTCGACCGTTTCGAGCATACGTGCGATCTTTCCGAATTCCGTCCGCATTCCGGTCGCCGCGACGACCGCGCGTCCGCGTCCGTAGGTCGCGGTCGTT contains the following coding sequences:
- a CDS encoding pyruvate kinase, translated to MNDSNSAQLARRDVRADVEEVLSELSAIRAEMVAGTPSLNRRLSEIHPNYRRSATNLLQYLALRRHDIRPLQLKLAALGLSSLGRAESHVLATVDAVINALSTLAGRPPSDAPATADSIDFDEGRRLLIEHTGQLLGHATPDRSVRIMVTMPTEAATDFLLVNKLLERGMNCMRINCAHDDSETWQRMIDHLRQAEESLGRSCAVVMDLAGPKLRTGPVEPGETVVKIRPGRSAFGQVVTPARVWLTAEALPNAAPSQADAILPLPAEWIEGLRTGDKLRLTDVRGAKRTLIVADPGTDGCWAEAFRTMYIVPGTAIECRRYKKAGIKSKARVGDFAPAEGVLTLHMGDEFIITRDEFPGRTATFDSVGRILTPSTIGCTIPDVFDDVRPGEPIWFDDGKIGGTIERVEDDRVIVRIVQARPSGEKLRGDKGINLPESRLRLSAMTAQDVKDLEFVAKNADVVELSFANSARDVALLQRYLKRAGGKNPAIVLKIETRRGFENLPDMLLTAMRSPCCGVMIARGDLAVECGFERLAEVQEEILWICEAAHVPVIWATQVLENLAKDGIPSRAEITDAAMGDRAECVMLNKGPHVLDAVEVLDHILRRMQSHQTKKRAMLRELRLAHVLKGR
- a CDS encoding cation-translocating P-type ATPase, which gives rise to MIQPFDGKLAVYGLDVAGSIKALESDIHGLTGEEAAGRLDEFGPNELLTAVRLSPWSLLFDQFKNVLIIILLIATALSAVLGHGVEAIAITVIVMFAVLLGFVQEYRAEKAIEALKRMAAPTSTVLRDRIEVEVPGREIVPGDIILIRAGDKIPADARLIESHSLHLEEAALTGESVAVEKHTDALPGELSPGDRLNMAFAGTTATYGRGRAVVAATGMRTEFGKIARMLETVESSKTPLQQNLDRLGTWLARAALGIVAVIVVLGIFRGQPWVEMFVFGIALAVAVVPEALPAVVTISLAIGVQRMARRNALMRKLPAVETLGSTSVICTDKTGTLTRDEMTVRKIWSAGETFEVAGAGYEPVGEFSSAGNKCQPPTGLTEMLSAAVLASDARIEYDRTEKIWRAKGDPTEAALIVAAQKAGLSRGDLEEDFRRIAEIPFTSETKRMTTLNVGPNGKIIFAKGAPEIIVVSCSMVATADGEREMEPSDAEEILETARTFAEGALRVLAVARKKDSALTEDEFEMTFLGLVGMIDPPRPEARDAIETCKRAGIRTVLITGDHPLTAGAVAREIGLLQSGRIVTGRELDAMDDEVFAGEVENIEVYARVSPAHKLRVVTALQAKDHIVAMTGDGVNDAPALKKADIGIAMGITGTDVTKEAAAMTLTDDNFASIVAAVEEGRGIFGNIKKYLMYLLSCNIGEIGLMAGASLVGLPLPLTAVQLLYVNLATDGLPALALAVDPPEPDLMSRKPRDPHRGIFTRPVVTLMLVGGVWSAAVNMFVFWWALTQGRTQAEAMTMTFVTLVVIQFINAYNFRSDRLSILTRPFANKWLNIAISWEMLLLMAVLYVPFLQIPFGTFDLPATDWIFILGASATIVPVLEASKWMERRGWFGSVA